The DNA sequence AGGGGGATCGGAAGCCAGAGGGTCCGAGAGGGGGATCGGAAGCCAGAATGTCCGAGAGGGGGATCGGAAGCCAGAGGGTCCGAGAGGGGGATCGGAAGCCAGAGGGTCCGAGTGGGGGATCGGAAGCCGGAGGGTCCGAGTGAGGGGTCGGAAGCCAGGGGGGCCGAGAGGGGGATCGGAAGCCAAGGGGTCCGAGAGGGGGATCGGAAGCCAAGGGGTCCGAGAGGGGGATCGGAAGCCAGGGGGTCCGAGAGGGGGATCGGAAGCCAGGGGGTCCGAGAGGGGGATCGGAAGCCAGGGGGTCCGAGAGGGGGATCGGAAGCCAGGGGGTCCGAGAGGGGGATCGGAAGCCAGGGGGTCCGAGAGGGGGATCGGAAGCCAGGGGGTCCGAGAGGGGGATTGGAAGCCAGGGGGTCCGAGAGGGGGATTGGAAGCCAGAGGGTCCGAGAGGGGGATTGGAACCCAGAGGGTCCGAGAGGGGGATTGGAAGCCAGGGGGTCCGAGAGGGGGATTGGAAGCCAGGGGGTCCGAGAGGGGGATCGGAAGCCAGGGGGTCCGAGAGGGGGATCGGAAGCCAGGGGGTCCGAGAGGGGGATCGGAAGCCAGGGGGTCCGAGAGGGGGATCGGAAGCCAGGGGGTCCGAGAGGGGGATCGGAAGCCAGGGGGTCCGAGAGGGGGATCGGAAGCCAGGGGGTCCGAGAGGGGGGATCGGAAGCCAGGGGGTCCGAGAGGGGGATCGGAAGCCAGGGGGTCCGAGAGGGGGATCGGAAGCCACTTTCGCACTaaagggagggggcgatgggttgggaggaggggaggggggaaggggaagggagggacggggggggggtcttcaaAAGGATGGTTTGGTGGCCAGGGGGTCCGAGAGGAGGATTGGAAGCCAGAGGGTCCGAGAGGGGGATTGGAAGCCAGAGGGTCCGAGAGGGGGATCGGAAGCCAGGGGGTCCGAGAGGGGGATCGGAAGCCAGGGGGTCCGAGAGGGGGATTGGAAGCCAGGGGGTCCGAGAGGGGGATTGGAAGCCAGGGGGTCCGAGAGGGGGATTGGAAGCCAGAGGGTCCGAGAGGGGGATTGGAAGCCAGAGGGTCCGAGAGGGGGATTGGAAGCCAGGGGGTCCGAGAGGGGGATTGGAAGCCAGGGGGTCCGAGAGGGGGGATCGGAAGCCAGGGGGTCCGAGAGGGGGATCGGAAGCCAGGGGGTCCGAGAGGGGGATCGGAAGCCACTTTCGCACTaaagggagggggcgatgggttgggaggaggggaggggggaaggggaagggaggggacgggggggggggggtcttcaaaAGGATGGTTTGGTGGCCAGGGGGTCCGAGAGGAGGATTGGAAGCCAGGGGGTCCGAGAGGGGGATTGGAAGCCAGAGGGTCCGAGAGGGGGATTGGAAGCCAGAGGGTCCGAGAGGGGGATTGGAAGCCAGGGGGTCCGAGAGGGGGATTGGAAGCCAGGGGGTCCGAGAGGGGGATCGGAAGCCAGGGGGTCCGAGAGGGGGATCGGGAGCCAGGGGGGCCGAGAGGGGGATCCGAAGCCAGGGGGTCCG is a window from the Penaeus vannamei isolate JL-2024 unplaced genomic scaffold, ASM4276789v1 unanchor1922, whole genome shotgun sequence genome containing:
- the LOC138861166 gene encoding uncharacterized protein, which gives rise to AKVASDPPLGPPGFRSPSRTPWLPIPPLGPPGFQSPSRTPWLPIPLSDPLASNPPLGPSGFQSPSRTPWLPIPLSDPLASNPPLGPPGFRSPSRTPWLPIPLSDPLASNPPLGPSGFQSSSRTPWPPNHPFEDPPPVPPFPFPPPLLPTHRPLPLVRKWLPIPLSDPLASDPPLGPPGFRSPLSDPLASDPPLGPPGFRSPSRTPWLPIPLSDPLASDPPLGPPGFRSPSRTPWLPIPLSDPLASNPPLGPPGFQSPSRTLWVPIPLSDPLASNPPLGPPGFQSPSRTPWLPIPLSDPLASDPPLGPPGFRSPSRTPWLPIPLSDPLASDPPLGPPGFRSPSRTPWLPIPLSDPLASDPPLGPPGFRPLTRTLRLPIPHSDPLASDPPLGPSGFRSPSRTFWLPIPLSDPLASDPPLGPSGI